A genomic window from Winogradskyella sp. J14-2 includes:
- a CDS encoding sensor histidine kinase, which produces MKAIRSSQHVANAFDVLDRVFNNTYNGIAVVSLDGNWLKMNEAVSDIFGYTKSELFNMDIDNMVFIEDLGVHEKKFEKLINGKIDKYRVKQRYFHKNGNVIWVLIYVTLVFFKEDRPHMIWQFTDITNRQKNQEKLKTMLSVAKEQNDRLTSFANIVTHNLRAHSGNLVSLSEFLEGDFEDIIHNENYKLLKQAVGNLQETVAHLTEVAKIREIEASKLQKLNLYNFVEKAMYNIIAMAQNANALIYNLIDETHNILGVPAYLDSIILNFLTNAIKYKSLTREPVIELSSIINGAYIVFKIKDNGLGIDMKRFGDELFKMYKTFHCNENAIGIGLFITKNHIESLGGKVTVTSKVNVGTEFSIYFRKA; this is translated from the coding sequence ATGAAAGCTATTCGATCTTCTCAACATGTTGCCAATGCCTTTGATGTCCTCGATCGTGTGTTTAACAATACTTATAATGGCATTGCGGTTGTTAGCTTGGACGGAAATTGGCTAAAAATGAATGAAGCAGTTTCTGATATTTTTGGTTATACCAAATCCGAACTTTTTAATATGGATATTGATAATATGGTCTTTATTGAAGACCTAGGTGTGCACGAAAAGAAGTTTGAGAAATTAATAAATGGTAAAATAGATAAATATAGGGTTAAGCAACGTTATTTTCATAAAAATGGTAATGTAATTTGGGTATTAATCTACGTGACTCTTGTTTTTTTTAAAGAGGACAGACCACATATGATATGGCAGTTTACAGATATTACTAACCGTCAAAAAAATCAAGAAAAGTTAAAAACCATGCTCAGCGTTGCCAAAGAGCAAAATGATAGATTGACCTCTTTTGCAAATATTGTAACTCACAATTTAAGGGCGCATTCAGGAAATTTAGTATCTCTAAGCGAATTTTTAGAAGGTGATTTTGAAGATATTATCCATAATGAAAATTATAAGCTGCTTAAACAAGCCGTAGGTAATTTGCAAGAAACTGTTGCGCACCTCACCGAAGTAGCAAAAATTAGGGAAATAGAGGCATCAAAATTACAAAAGCTTAATCTTTACAATTTTGTGGAAAAAGCCATGTATAACATTATTGCAATGGCACAAAACGCAAATGCCTTAATTTATAATCTAATAGATGAAACACACAATATTTTGGGTGTGCCCGCTTATTTAGACAGTATTATTCTAAATTTTCTTACCAATGCCATAAAGTACAAATCACTAACGAGGGAGCCTGTTATTGAACTAAGTTCTATAATTAATGGTGCTTATATTGTGTTTAAAATTAAAGACAATGGTTTAGGTATTGATATGAAAAGATTTGGCGACGAATTGTTTAAGATGTACAAAACCTTTCATTGTAACGAAAATGCTATAGGCATTGGACTTTTTATTACAAAAAACCATATAGAATCCTTAGGCGGAAAAGTTACCGTTACCAGTAAGGTAAATGTAGGCACGGAGTTTTCAATCTACTTTAGAAAAGCATAA